The genomic interval GGTTGACCTTCGCTGGCAGTCGATCGACGAACTGCTGTGCGAGTTCGGGAAGACAGTCGGCGGGCGGCACGAGATGGACCGTGACCGGGTGGAATTGGGCAGGAAGGCCGTCGATCTGATCGGCGTTGAAGACAGCGTAACTGCGAAGCACGGCGCGCTGTTCTTCGGTCGATCCGCCTGTCAACGGAGACTCGACAGTCTTCATGTACGATTTGTAGAAGATCGCCATTTGCGAGGTTTCGCCCTCCCGAACCTGCGCACCGAAGGATTGCGCCTGCTTGTAGGTCATCCAGGTGCGCGAGAGATATCCGGCGCTGTCGGCGCAAAGCCAGAGCCAGAAGGCATTTATGCCGCGATAGGCTTGGCCAGTCGCGCGCAGCGGGCGACCGCCATCGGAGCCGGGACGCCAGGGTTTTACCCAGGGGCGGACGCCGGCCTCGAGCTTGTCGATGATGGTCTGGGTGATGATGTCGGCGGGTGAGGGCTTGTCGTTGGTCCTGGCCACGATCATTCTCCGGTTGGGTGAGGCACAAACCACTGGTGCATCCTCCACTCATGGGGTGCCAAAGGGTCACAAAACGAGGGGCGACCTCCCGTTAGGAAAGCCGCCCCAAATTGCCTCGAACTGTTAAAAGACGGCGTTAGCCTGCGCCGTGCAGACCTTCCTCCACATAGGCGAGAACGGTCGCCTCCTCTTCGGTGAACTTGGCGAGTACCTCGGCCTCGACGGTCTCGAAATTGTCATAGGTGACCGCAGGCAGCGAAGGTTCTGTATCGGTATCGATGACAGGTCCGTTGCCATTTCCATCCTCGTCCTCATCCTCGTTGTCGACGACGGGTTCGCGGAAGGAATAATGGATCTGGCTGGAACCGGCCTTCTCGATGCCACCGAATTTCATGGCGTCCGGAAGCCATGCGAGAGCGGCTTCGCGAACCTCGGCTTCGACGATCCCGCCGCCGCTGCACAGCGTTGCACACGCGGCTGCAAGTTCTGCCTTCTTGGCATCCTTGTAGCGACCGCGCAGCACGGGGCCACCGATGTCCTGAAGCGCGTCGAGAACCATGTCCTTTTTAACGCGACCGAAGAAGTTCTCGGCGTTGGGCCGCCACCACTGCGCCACCTCGATATTGCACAGGCGACCGAGATGGTCATGGAAGCCGTTTGCCCGGTAGCCGTCGGCGGCGTTGAGGGTTGCGCTGATCGCCTTTGCCGTAGCGTAGGCGATCCACGATCCGCGGGCGGACTCGTCGAGCGCGCGGAAGGCTTCGAACCGTTCGGTCATCGTCGGATATCCGGCCCAACTGGTATCGAGACCCTGGCGCTGGTCCTCCAGTGCGTTCGACGCGGTGCTGCCTTCGTCGCGGAATTTGGGGATCGGCATGTCAGCCGGTCGCGCCGTGACCGAAATCCCGTACTGGATGTAAGCCGACGAGTAGACGATCTGGTCGGCCATCAGGAAGATCGACAGATCGAGTGCCAGGGCCGGATCGCTTGCAACGTGCGCCGCAAGGATCTGGGTGCGTTGGGTGGCCAGCTCGTCCATCAGTGCGACGCTGAGTTTTCCCGAGGTGTCAGGCTTGTCGTCTGCATCAGGCTGACCACCGACCGAGACCGTCTTGATCGGGCGTTCGCTGAACATGCGGGCATGCGTGCGAAGTTCACCATCCGGGCTGATGTAGAGGAAGGTGCCCAGCTGAGCGCGCGTCTCATCATCGGCAACGCGAAGGCTTGCGTCGATCTTTTCAAGCTCGGCCTCGTTCGCCTCGTAGAGCGCCTCGGCTTCCAGCGCCTCGGGGGATTCGGCTTCGAGTTCTTCCTCGAGCCGTTGGCCCAGGGCGTCGTTGGCATCGGTCAGTTCGAACACGCGCGCTTGCTCGGTCTCGGTCAGAGCGCGGGCAGGGGCGTGGTATTCGTGAAGGGCGCGTTCGACATCATAGGGAACGTGGGTGGCGACGATCGGCGTGACGAAGGCAAAACCCTTCTCGACGGCGAGTTCTGCGGCAGCGGTTTCGAGCTTGGTCGCCGCCAGCGCGTCGAGGATCTCGCCATCGGTCCAGCTGGCATCGGCGTCGGTGCCGAACAGGTCGCGCTCGATGCGACCGCCGGCTTCGAGATAGGCGGCTTCGCCCACGAACCGGGCCTTGGCATCGGTTGGCTTGACCGAGCCATTGAGAAGCGAGCGCCGCACGTTGTCGGGGTTGTTACCGTGATAGGCGTTGCCCATCTGCTCGAAGACGCGGGCTTGACGGTCGACATCGTTGACGACGGCATAAGCCTGCGCGACGCCCAGCGTAATCGTGCCGCTGGCGAGCGCCTCGAAGACGACAGGCGCAAGTTCAGCGAGACGGACGCGCTGCTCGAAAAAGCGGGTGGTGACACCGAAACGCTTGGCGACATCTTCTGCGCTGGTGCCCTTGTCGATGAAGAATTTGAAAGCCGTGCACTCGTCGGCCGGATTCATCGGCACGCGGTGGAAGTTCTCCGAAAGACTGGCTTCGATCGACACGTCACTGTCCTCAAGCACCATCACGGGTACTTCATGATCGGCAGGCAGCGTGCCAGCCTTGATGAGGAGCTGAAGCGCGCGGAGGCGACGGCCACCGGCCTTGACGGTGAAGCTGCCGTTCTTCTTGAGAGGGGTGACGACGAGGTTCTGCAAAAGCCCCTGTGCTGCGATATTGGCGGCAAGGCTTTCGAGGTCTGTGTCGCGGTTGGTCTTGCGCACGTTGTCGTTCGAGAGCGAAAGGTTCTTGACCTTAACGGACTGAATCATTGGTCTTCTCCATGCTGAAATGTGGCGCGCCGTGTCCGACGGTCGCGGGAACCTGATCATCAAGCTCATTAATCCCAAAGGGAGCCTCCCCTCCCTTGCGGAGAGGAAAGAGAGTGCCCTGTCGTCTTTTATCCGGTGATGCGTTTGAGGGTTTCGGCCCCGCTGGCAGGGGGAATGAACAACCGGGTCTTGTGCTGAATGATCTCGGTAAAGCAGCCCAGAGCCTTCAGTTCGGACAGGCGGTTCGGTGCCCAGTCGAGCAATTCGAGACGCTGGTTGCCGCCGACCAGGCTGCGCTTCAGCCGGTAAGTGCCAATTGTCATCGTCTCGCCGGTCGCCAGAACGTGTTTGACGGTTTCAGCGCCGGAGACTTCAACATGGGCGTCGATGCCGAAAGCGCCAGCGAGTTTGCCGACGATCGGCGCGGGGACGAGACGGCCGAGGAACGACTGGCCGTCTTGCGTTGTCAGGCGCCAGACCTGAACCACGTTGTCAGGAAGGCTTCCCCAAACGGGCAGGAGTAACCCTGTCACAAGGTAGATCGTCTGGGTTTTGATCCTGGTCCGCATTTCGGCGACTTCGGCGTTCCAAAGGGTCGAAAACTCTTCCTCGTTCGCTTCCTCCCACATGGTTTCCATGAACAGGTCCTGCCGGAACCGCTCGGTGCGGGTAGGCCTGATAAGTTCGTAGCGGCGAACGGTCTGACCCTCGTCGTCGGTGAAGGAGAATGTCGCGGAGCAGAGCGCGGCTTTGCCCGACCGGCGATTGACCATCATCCGGTCGGTTTTGCTGACCATATCCATGATACGATCGAGCGCGAGAGGCTTGTAGCGTTCCTCGGTTTCGAGGCGGAGGATCTCGGTTTCAGCGCCCGTCACCGAATCCCGCCGGATGACGGTGCGATCGAGGATCGTGATGCGTTCAGCCGTGATGCTCTCGACACCGACGTCGAGCGTACCCGCTTCGCGCGCCGCATCGACGCGAGCCTCGATTAGCCCAAGATACTCGTCGAAGATGTCATTCTGCATCGCGATCCGCAAAGCGAGGATCCGATTGAGCCAGCGTTGGATGGGAGGCAGGTCTTCGACCATGCCGCCGCCTTCGCCTTCAAGTCTTAGGCCGGTGAGTTCGACAAAACGCGCCAGCGTGACCGAGGCGAGCTTGCCCTTCCACAGGAGGTTGAACCATGTGACAAGCGATTCCTTGGCATAATCCGATTCCAGATTGTCGCGTGGATCGAACAAGCCCTGTCCGCCCGTCTGCCGCTGGCCGCGTGTCAGTGCGCCGAGACTGTCGAGGCGGCGGGCGATGGTCGAGATGAACCGACGTTCGCCACGGCAATCGGTCGAAACCGGACGGAACAGCGGCGCGCAAGCCTGATGCGTTCGGTGGGTGCGGCCGAGCCCCTGGATGGCGGCATCAGCGCGCCAGCCCGGCTCGAGGAGATAATGGATACGACGCGACCGGTTCTCGGCCGCGAGGCTGGCGTGATAACTGCGGCCTGTGCCGCCTGCATCCGAGAAAATGAGGATGCGCTTGGAACCGCGCATGAAGGCGTCGGTCTCGGCCAGGTTGGAACGCGACGAACGACTTTCGACGCGTTGACGGCCGCTGCTGTCAACGATGATGCGCCGGCTGCGGCCTGTGACTTCTGCCACCATGTCGGTGCCGAAATGGCCGATGATATGGTCGAGCGCGGATCCGACGACGGGAAGCGAACCGAGCTGCTCGAGCATGTCGTCGCGAAGCCGTTCGGCCTCGCGGCTGACGACCGGATTGCCGTCCTCGTCCATCATGGGTTCTGAGCGAACCTTGCCGGTATCGTCGGTAAAGGTCTGCATCTGCCGGGTCGGGAAAGACGCCTTCAGATAATCCATGACAAATTCGCGGGGCGAAAGCTCGATGTCGAGGTTTGCTCGGTGCTCGGGGGAAAGCGTCGCCAGTGCCCGGTTGAGCATGGCTTCGGACGTCGAGACAAGCTGGACGACGACACAATCGCCACGCTCGAGATCGGCCCGCATCGCGGGGATGAGCGAGGGCAGCTTCATCGAGATGAGCAACTGGCCGAAAAAGCGCTGCTTGGTGGACTCGAAGACCGAGATCGCGGCGGCCTTGGCCCCGCTGTTATAGGTATCGCCGGAAAAGGTGTCGGTGATCCGGGTCGCACCGAGCGCGGTCTGGAGGTTCTGGTGGATGATCGCCCAGCCATCGGCATAGGCGTCGTACACGTCGATCTGTTCGGGCGTGAGGTTGTGCTGAAGGACGTCGTATTCGACGCCGGCAAAGCTTAAGGCCCGCGCGGCATAAAGACCCTGTGTCTTCAGATCCCGGGCGATCAGTTCCATCGCAGCGATGCCGCCACGGCGGAGGCTGTCGACGAACTGACGGCGATCGGCAAACGCGGTGCCCGGTCCCCACAATTCGAGGCGGGTCGCATAAGCGAGGTTGTTGACGTCCGATGCGCCGGTTGCCGAGACGTAGAGGACGCGGGCGCGGGGCAGTAGGTTCTGCACGCGAACGCCGGCGATGCCCTGGTCCGAACCTGATTTCATGCCGAAGCGGCCCTCGCCACCGGCAACGCCTGCCATTTCATGCGCTTCGTCGAAAACGATCACTCCGTCGAAGTCGACACCGAGATAATCGAGGATCTGTTGCAGACGCGTGCCCTTGTCGCCGCGGTTGCTGCGCAAAGTGGCGTAGGTGAGGAACAGGATGCCCTCACCGGCACCGATCGGTGTCCCCAGCTTCCACTGGTTGAGATGCTGGATGTCGAGCGGCAGGCCGCCAACGGCCGCCCAGTCACGGCGCGCATCCTCGAGCAAGGTTTCGGTCTTGGAGATCCAGATGTGCTTGCGACTGCCCTTCAGCCAGCGATCGAGGATGATCGAGGCGACCTGTCGGCCCTTACCGGCGCCAGTACCGTCGGCGAGGAAATAGCCTGTGCGATAGGCACGTCCGTCTTCGGACGGCTCGAGCGAGACACCTTCTTCGGCCGGAAGGAAGCGGCCCGTCAGATCGCGGCTGAAGGCCGAACCTGCGTAGATCAAAGTTTCGAGCTGCGCGTCGGAGAGAACACGAGCGTCGACGATCGCGCGGGGAAGCGTCGGCACATAGGTGGGGACGGGTGCCGCGATCGATCCCATTGCGATGGATTCAACGAGCGCGGTCGGATGCGGAGAGGCGCAGGCGATAGCGATCCGGCTCGGGCGGTACGGAAGATACACACCGCTTGCGGCGCCAACGGGGGCAGTCTCCGCAAGGACCGAATAGGCAATGTCGCGTGAGCCGGTCGCGATCGCCGGACCCTTCGACATTGGTTTGATGGGCGCGCGGACGGAGGCTGTCATGCCACCAAACAGCGAGGTCGAACCGACGCGGCGAAGCGGTGTCGGGAGCAAAGCGGGTGCCGGGGCGGTGAACGCCGTGATTGCGTCGAGCGCCTCGGAGAGGGTCGCGCAACGCTTGAGGTCCGCCTTGGCCGTGCTACCCTTGTGAAGGACGAGGATCTTCACAGGCTGGCTGGTGCCGTGTTTGGCATAAGCGTTTGCCGGAAGTTCGAGATAGAGCGCAAGCCCATAGCCTGCGGTCGCGGTCTTCCAGGCTTGCGACGTCGTGTCGATCCGGTCTGGCAGGATCGCGACGCAGCGGCCCCCGGTTGCGAGAACCAGAAGCGCGGCGCGAAGGTGACGGAAGCCCGCGAGAGAATCCACGCCACGTCCCAGACTGCGCGAGAACGGAGGATTGATGAGAACGACGCTCGGGGCGTCCTCATGGAGGTAGAAGTCCGCGATCAGCTCGGCATCTCGCCGGCTGACGTGGACGTCGGGGAATGCAGCTTGCAGCATGTCGGCGCGGGACGCATCGAGTTCGTTCAGAACGAGCTTTGCGCCGGTGCGCGCGGCGAACACGGCAAGAAGGCCGGTGCCGGCCGATGGTTCGAGTACCACGTCGCTTGGACCGATATTGGCGGCAAGCGCGGTGAGATAGGCGATAGGCGCGGGGGTGGAGAATTGCTGAAGTTCGATCTGCTGCTCGCTGCGAACGGTGTGCGTCGGGAGCGAAGCGGTCAGCGCGGAGAGGGCGGTGAGGCGAGCGGCGGGCGTCGCGCCCAGTTCGGCTTTACGCAGGAACATGACTTCGGCCAGTTCGAGGACGTCGTAAGCATCGCGCAAAGACCAGCGGCCTTCAGCCGAGGTCGAGCCGTATGCGGTTTCCATCGCCCAGAGCAGGTTGGCGCGGTTGATCGCGCCGTGACTGGTAAGGACCCTGCAGACTCCAATGGCTGCGGTGATTGAGGGTTCGATAAAATCGAGTTCGAGTGCTGCTGTCGAAGTGCGCATGTGGGCTTGCCTGTCTGTCTGTCCGACGCAAGTGTCGCGTCAAACTGCCGAAGGCATCCTCTCCTCACTCCGGGGTAAGTGCTGGATCTGTTGCATGACTCTAATTCATGCTCGTGATCGACCTGTTGATCCGGTGATATTTCGTATGACTTTTCTCAGTCAATTTCAGTCGCCATTTCGCCGTGCAGCGAATTGGCGTGGTGGGGTGCGCGACTTTCAAAGGTTTAAGTGACCGCAGCAGACCGTTTTCAGTCCAAGGGCGAAATACGATATATTTTTAGCCAGGAGGCCAGATACTCGCCGGTAGTTCTCTTTCAGATATCAGTCAGAATATCCTAATTCTTCAAGATTTTCTTTAAATCAATCACCGACATACCTGTATGTTTCGAGAGCAACTAAAACTGGACTGTCAAACACTGTTCGACATGAAATCGCTTGGAACGACAGTTAACTAGTACAAAAACCGACGCTCGCAGCATCCAAAACGCAAATACTATGCGACCATTGCCACCTGGTTAGTTGGTAAGCGGGCCTTTGGACGCATCACCACGACCGTTTCGGGCTTACCTACTTTCCGCCCCAGCTTATCACGCGCAGGAACTTCGGGAACGACTTCGCGAACCTCGATAGAATAGGTCGGCATCTTATTGTCAGCTGCGATTTTTTTGAGCTGGCTCTTCAAAGTCCGAAGGGGCGAGGTCGAGCCGATTTTCGCGCCTAGCATTTCCAAAGGCATTTCATACTCTTCGTCGCGACAATAGCAGTGGGCTAACTCGTAGAGACGCCGCTCGATCGAGCCGAGACGGAAATAATCGTTATGATAGTCGTAAATACGGTTATCACGCGAAACGGCGCGGACGAGCCAGTCGCAGAGCTGCACGCGAACCGGCATAAGTTGGTCAACGCCGCTAGCGGTTTCGCGCGTGGTCGCTTGCGCTTCAGCGAACCAGGAAAAGAACCCCTTCGTACCGACAGTGCCGGTTTTGATGTTGGTGCGGATTTGTGTACCCTGAAGCCGCCCGAGTGCTTCGATAAAACGATCATAGTCACGGCTCGACGGGCGACTAACGCCGGTAGCCCGGAAAAAGTCGTGCGCATTGAATGTGAAGACGTTCTGTACGTCGCCCGTGCGGCCAATTTGCTGGACCATCAGCGAAAGGACGTAGATCAGGACCTCTTTATCCCACATCGTCGCAATACCGCTTGAACTTGGCTTTATCTCGATTTTGACCCCGTCCATTTCGTAGGTCATCGCCTCCATCTGAGGTCGTTTCGCTAAAGAAAACAGCGGAAAATCCATGATACTTTGTTCGCCGCGGACTTTGCCGTGGAGCGGACTGTCCAGATAGTCGAACAGCTTCCCTTGGGTAAGAGCGACTTCCCGCGAATCCATTGTCAGGCTCCCTCCGGCATGTACGATTAGAGGGGTTATACCCGGTTGTGAGAAAATCTGCAGTCGGATTAGTGACCGCGTTATCGATAGCACGAGGATTCGGAGCGATTTACCCGGCAAATTGGAGCAGGGTGCCAATTCGGGCCTATGAACACCGCAAATTTCTCCCAATGGCACGTGCTATCGATAACGGCGTGAGACGCGATCATCGCTATGGCGTCTAAACCACTGTAAAGATACGGTTCGATCATCGTTGCGACACTCCCCGGTTAACGAGGCGTGACATCAGGCTCCCGATAGGCGTCGCGTCCGTCCCATCGGACATCCCGCGCATGGCTATAACGTGGCTGGTGTCTTTCAGACCGTGAAGCGTTCGACCAAGATTGAGCTCGCCCTTTCCGGCTTTGCTGCTCATACCCCGCAGATAGGCCCCCGGGCGCTGGACCTCGCCGCGCCGATATTTTTGGATTGTGGCAATGACCGACGCGGCCGCCCCGTTCGGACCCATAACGCGGCAAGCTTCCTCGAAGGCGTGGTTGCTGATCCCAGACTGGCTGGCAAGACGTTCTGCGGTGGCGACCATTTCGCCCCACGAGCCGTCGCGGAAGAGAAGACCCGTGCACAGCTCTGGAGCAATTGCCATGATAAAGCTGGGATCGACACCGTGTTTCTTCAGGTCCTCGTCGATCGGCGTCTTGGACTGGCAGGGAAGGGCGTCCTCATTTCTACTACTGTTTTTCGCTGAGCCACTACTTATAACTGCTTTAGCAGATTGGAGTTGCTTTGTAGTTGTAGAGTGAGTGGCCTCAGCATCATCCCAGCATGAACTATGACTATCACTGAAAGAAGCTGTTTCAGAGATAATCCTGGCTGCGACGGCTTCGGCGAGGCAAGAGGCTCGGGCCTCGATTTGCTCAACGCACGCCGTCAACAGGACCGTGTCGCGGACCTGTCGCATCTGCTCGGTTGCCATTAACGCGAGTGCGACGTCATCATCTGCCTTGAGATAATGAAGATCCGTGTCAAAGGCCGTCTGAGCTAGTGCCCTTATTCTCCTGCGGGCTGCGGCAAGTCGTTTTCGCAGAACCGTCAGTGCGTCGTCCTCCGCGGCGCCTTTCGCGGCGCAAGCAACGAACTCCTGGAGCCTCGTCCCGACCGGGGCGAGGACGATGCCATACCCCCATGCTATGAACCCGTCCGCACCGCGGCGTCCGCCTCGATGTCCGTTCGGGCTGTCGATAAAGCCAATAAGGCCAAACGCCTGTGCCTGTTTGAGCAGCTTTTGGACCTGCCGGACGGTAACGCCAAGCTTCTGCGCGAGGAGGTCGTTTGACGGCCAAACAACTGGTAACCTCCCACCCTGCCAGTCTTGCGGCTTTGTCCAAGCAAATAGTAGATCGATCGTTGACACCACCCGCAATGGAACGCCCATATACGGTGCCGCACGCTTGAGCGCCGCCAGCGCATTTGAGGGAGTCAGGCCGGTTTCCAGCCCCCGAAACTCTTCAACGAGCTTGGTCGCCTTGGCAGCATGCTCGTCGAAACGGCGCAATCCCCTTCCAGGGCTTTGGGCAAAAGCCATCGTTCGGTTCTCCCTTAGCGGAAGCCCGTGCGGACAAGCGACACCGTGGCGCCAGAGATGGCGCTTTGGGGTAGCTAAATGGTGAGAAGCCAGCTAGGTGAGGGGTCTCACATCCGCCCTAACCGGCGTCTCGAAAAGCCCGGCCTTGCGCCGGGTTTTTCATGTCCGCACAGAACCCCCTTTTGATCTTTGTGACGCGCGCCCGATTGGACGGCGGCAATCCAGCCTTGAGCCAGTTCACAGCATCGTATGTTAAGGAACGCTCGGCTGCCGGTCGCGCGCCGCGAGTCGTGCTATCGATAACGCAAGCGGAGAAAATCACGTGCTATCGGTAACGACGCGCCGATCTCACTCGTGCTATCGATAACGTGGTAGCGTCCGCGACTCGTGCTATCGATAACGCCGCCCCTGCGCTGCTCGTGCTTTCGGTAACGGCGTCGAACGTAACCGATTCGCATGAGCTCAGCGTCAGTGTCGTGGCAAACTCAAACATCGCTGGAGATTGTTATTCGTTTCAAAGTTGGTCGAGGCCGCAATGGAAAGATTCGTGTGGGTATTCCGGAAAAAACCCCATCGTGGTTTTTGTTCAGTTCCGGCGCACACCGCCTAGCGAGGCAACATAGTTTTATAGACCGATCTCCGCGCCAATCATTTGAAGATCAAGCCATTGGTCCATCGCGTTGATTAGCAAGGGCAGCATGATGACCACTAAGCGCCGCCGATCGCTCGCATCGGCTTCCCGGCCGATATAGCCCAGTGCCTCCATATTCTCGATATGGCGTAGCGCTGTCGTCGTCGAACCACCGCTCAGCGCACAAAGCTGCGAAACCGCCAGATCGCGCCGCTCGCGGCTCGCTACGTATAATTCCAATAACATATCCCAGCTGGGATCGTAGAACCGAACCCCTGGAAAGCGGGATGCTCGTCGACGCCGACCGGCAAGCGCGGCGTTGGCTGCGCCGAGCCGACGCTCATCCTCCTTCTGGCTTGCAGGGCGGGCCGACAGCAGGGTCTCCTCGATTGCCTTGCGAGGGAGCCGGACGACGACGTCGATCAGATCGTCTCCTCGAGATGCCTTTTCCATGATCGTCTTGATCCATTACGTATATGGGGCTCGGCATCCGGCGCGAGGCGCAATGTTCCAAGAGCAAGGGCTCCCAGCGCCAGGTACGCATAGATTCCGAGACCAGTGTGGTAGGCGAAGAGGGGCACCCTCGGGAGGAGCGCCCCGCAAACGCTCATGAAGAGATCAGCGACCGCGAAGCCAGCTGCCCAGATTGGCCAGAAACGGATCGTCGCGACGCCAAGCCAGAAAAAACCGCCCGCTACAGCTACATCGATTGCGAAAACGGAAAGGTCGGCCGGTGCCAGATGGGCAACATTCGCGATGCGCAACACGTCAGTAGCAAGTGCAGCGCAGAGGTTAATGGCTGCGCCTATTCGCTCGGGTCGACCCCCTTTGACGAATGCCAAACCGCATACCGCTAAAAGTGCGGTGTTGAAGCCGATCGCTAAGAGCTCCGCTAAGGCCATTGCTTCCCATCTAGCCGTCGACACTATCCCGTTCGAAGAATCCGTCCACGCTCTCGACCATTGGCTTGGGCGTGCCTTCCCCCCAGCTCGTCTCCGTCAAGCCGAGCTAACGGCCTGCTTTCTCGATCGAGAGATGCGCGCGCATCACCATCTGGTCCTGTCCATCTACGATTGCAGTCAGAGCCGCAACCGTCGCCTTCACGGTGCGATGGGCCATAGCCGGGGAAAGGCGATGGACTTCAGTTGCATCAAGGGTGGTCAACAGGAATTGCGCGGTGTCGCGGGCGGCGAGGTTGATAGATCGTTCCGCCTTGCGCAGCTCATCCGCGATAATTCGGCTGGTGTTCGTAAGTGCGTGCATTGTGCCTCCTCGGGCGCCTCGCGCCCATCACAGTGTTTTCAGCCCAAGCAGGAGAAGCAGCGTCACGATAACCATGCCGGCGGCAGTCAGTCCCAGTGGCGTGGCGATCGCTATGATCACGGTCCACCAAGCGGCCTGCTTCCAAGTCATCATGTTCGCTGCCGCCCCTGCGGTCGGCCAGGCAGGAGGAAGCGGAAAAACAGGCGGGGGTGAAGGTAGGTTGGTTGCAGGGGGCAAAGGCTCTACCCCGCATCATGATCGGCAAGGAGGCGGGCCGCCTCGAAGCGGGTGGGAACCTTGAGAAGATTGTTGGCCTTTAACAGCTGCTTGTCGACCGCACGGTGACTGCTGCCGGTCACAGCAGCGATTTCTTTGGAGCTACGGTGCTGGAGGACGAGACGAAGATAGGATCGTTGTCGTTCGGTCAGGAGGGAAATGGGGTTTGAGTCACTCGATTGATTTTCAGACGTTACATAGGAACGGTCCGCACGGTGGAGCCCACCTTCGGTCTTCAGCATAATTGGTACATAGGTGCGCTACTCGGAACGATTCAACTCCAGATCAGCGCTCCTTTCACGGAAGCAATGCGTGCGCGCAAGGTTCCATGTCGCCTCAAACCACGGGCCAAGATGTTTTAATGTACAGAAGGTATGTCGCGAAGTGCGACCGACGTGTCTTGGAGGTATGCAGCCCAGAACGCGAGAATACGCCCTTCTTCGGGCCTGTCGATTACCGTGAGAGATGCAAACTCCGAAAGCGCACGCGCCAGTTCGTCATTGGAGACGATCCCCTCGCGCTGAAGGATGGTTGCCAGGAAAGCGAGCCAGTCCCCATGTGCTCGCACGAGGGCCTCGAAGTCGGGCAAGGCATGCGATATGGGAGACGCGGGAGCGCCAGAAACACGATCGAATCGCATCCGGGCCTTGAACCAATTCCAAAAGGGCATCGGACGCATTCCATCAACCGCCGCAGTCGGGACGGTTGAACACGCGGGAACACTGGTAACCACGCCCCACGTATTCCCCGCACCAGCACGCCAGCGACAAGGTTTTTTATTCCATGGGCCGCCCGACCTAGTCGGGGACCCAGTGTTCGACCGCAAACGCGGACCAAGCGCGGTGTTCAAGCCGCACAAAGCGATGTCGTTATACAGCAGGCTTTTGTGTATGTGAACCGGCGTGTCGAGGAGACATAACTGTAAGGTCAAACTCTGATTTCTCGCGCGCTGCCGACGACGCATTCGGGCTAGTGGCCGGCACGATGATGCGATGCTGGCGAACGAGTCCGGGCAGCTACCGACCGAGGCTGAGTGAAAACACCAATTCGTGCTACAGGTTATTCTGCATTCCGGGAGACTTGAGGTTCAATCGTTTCGTTGAAGAGCAAGACCGTCGGCAAGATTTTCTGGTGCCGGCATCACTTGATGATTATGTCTGCGAGCACAATCCGGTTCGGGTTGTCGAGTCACTTTTTGGCGAGCTGGATTTGCCGGTGATGGGCTTTGCCGGAGCGACGCCCGCCCAAACTGGACGGCCCGAGTACCACGCTCGACAATGCTCAAAATCTACCTTTACGGTTACCTGAACAGAATTCAGTCGAGGCGACGACTGGAGCGGGAGGCGTAACGCAATATCGAACTGATGTGGCTAACCGGTCAATTGGCACTAGGCTTCAAGACGATGGCCATGTTTCGACGGGACAATGGTGCAGCAATCCGGGCGGTCTGCAGCCAATTTGTGGTGCTGTGCCGACAGCTGAGCCTGTTTGGACTGGCGGCCATTGCAATCGACGGAAGCAATTCCAAAGCAGTGAACAACCGGATCGAGCAGGTCGAAGGCAGCATCGAGCGCTATCTTGCTGCGCTCGATCGTGCCGATCGCGAAGCCAGCGACGTCCCGAAAGCGCGGGTTAACCAGATCAGGGAGAAG from Sphingomonas paeninsulae carries:
- a CDS encoding ArdC family protein → MIVARTNDKPSPADIITQTIIDKLEAGVRPWVKPWRPGSDGGRPLRATGQAYRGINAFWLWLCADSAGYLSRTWMTYKQAQSFGAQVREGETSQMAIFYKSYMKTVESPLTGGSTEEQRAVLRSYAVFNADQIDGLPAQFHPVTVHLVPPADCLPELAQQFVDRLPAKVNQRGDKAYYDRIDDAITMPPVALFDTRAHWAATLCHESGHWTGHKDRLSREFGKKFGDEAYAFEELCAEMTSCLLGADLGLPTHHLDDHAAYIGSWLRVLKRDNRALMTAAARAEAAAGFLLRATGIVQSEDSSFEAGNVELAA
- a CDS encoding ParB/RepB/Spo0J family partition protein → MIQSVKVKNLSLSNDNVRKTNRDTDLESLAANIAAQGLLQNLVVTPLKKNGSFTVKAGGRRLRALQLLIKAGTLPADHEVPVMVLEDSDVSIEASLSENFHRVPMNPADECTAFKFFIDKGTSAEDVAKRFGVTTRFFEQRVRLAELAPVVFEALASGTITLGVAQAYAVVNDVDRQARVFEQMGNAYHGNNPDNVRRSLLNGSVKPTDAKARFVGEAAYLEAGGRIERDLFGTDADASWTDGEILDALAATKLETAAAELAVEKGFAFVTPIVATHVPYDVERALHEYHAPARALTETEQARVFELTDANDALGQRLEEELEAESPEALEAEALYEANEAELEKIDASLRVADDETRAQLGTFLYISPDGELRTHARMFSERPIKTVSVGGQPDADDKPDTSGKLSVALMDELATQRTQILAAHVASDPALALDLSIFLMADQIVYSSAYIQYGISVTARPADMPIPKFRDEGSTASNALEDQRQGLDTSWAGYPTMTERFEAFRALDESARGSWIAYATAKAISATLNAADGYRANGFHDHLGRLCNIEVAQWWRPNAENFFGRVKKDMVLDALQDIGGPVLRGRYKDAKKAELAAACATLCSGGGIVEAEVREAALAWLPDAMKFGGIEKAGSSQIHYSFREPVVDNEDEDEDGNGNGPVIDTDTEPSLPAVTYDNFETVEAEVLAKFTEEEATVLAYVEEGLHGAG